The following are encoded in a window of Nakamurella sp. A5-74 genomic DNA:
- a CDS encoding thioredoxin domain-containing protein gives MPLRHRTPHQEDEHVAKSRAPRPNPSRTPAQKRPSGAAGSTGSRPSSATSSGPRAPQSKAGRQSVAAARNSGGSNRTQLMIGGVAIVVIVAVIIVGLVLNKKNTAVPADGYGDSKASIATVADGVITISAGTPQTSIDVFEDAMCPACGSFEHQFGQQMAQLADEGKLGVRLHMLNFLNRASSSGDYSTRGAAALLAVATEAGSQPGLFLKFHTALFAEGTQPKENSGSDLSNAQLGEVAKTAGVPDAVVASIAAGKYVEAAAANAKTSQTAIQAAVGEQWATPTVLHDNKPLALNSPDWLTTLTA, from the coding sequence ATGCCGCTCCGGCATCGCACCCCGCACCAGGAGGACGAGCACGTGGCGAAGAGCCGGGCACCCAGGCCGAATCCGAGCAGGACGCCGGCGCAGAAACGGCCGTCCGGCGCCGCCGGCTCGACAGGGTCCCGACCGTCCTCAGCGACGTCGAGCGGGCCCCGGGCGCCGCAGTCGAAGGCCGGCCGGCAGTCGGTGGCCGCCGCCCGCAACTCCGGTGGATCGAATCGCACGCAGCTGATGATCGGCGGCGTCGCGATCGTGGTGATCGTCGCGGTGATCATCGTCGGCCTCGTCCTGAACAAGAAAAACACTGCCGTTCCGGCCGACGGCTACGGCGACTCGAAGGCCTCGATCGCCACCGTCGCCGATGGCGTCATCACCATCTCCGCCGGAACTCCCCAGACGAGCATCGACGTCTTCGAGGACGCGATGTGCCCGGCCTGCGGATCGTTCGAGCACCAGTTCGGGCAGCAGATGGCCCAGCTCGCCGACGAGGGAAAGCTGGGCGTCCGCTTACACATGCTGAACTTCCTCAACCGCGCCTCGTCCTCCGGTGACTACTCGACCCGCGGCGCTGCTGCGCTGCTGGCGGTGGCCACCGAGGCCGGCAGCCAGCCGGGACTGTTCCTCAAGTTCCACACCGCGCTGTTCGCGGAGGGGACCCAGCCGAAGGAGAACAGCGGCTCCGACCTGAGCAATGCCCAGCTCGGCGAGGTGGCGAAGACCGCAGGCGTACCGGACGCCGTGGTCGCCTCCATCGCTGCGGGCAAGTACGTCGAGGCTGCCGCTGCCAACGCGAAGACCAGCCAGACAGCGATCCAGGCTGCGGTCGGCGAACAGTGGGCAACACCGACCGTGCTGCACGACAACAAGCCGCTGGCCCTGAACTCCCCGGACTGGCTGACCACGCTGACGGCCTGA
- a CDS encoding DUF1003 domain-containing protein yields MTKPTSRNSLSDPYVKTSFVPRLGINGDSFGRFSESTARYMGTSKFILQMSVFVIAWFVWNISVPTDLRFDPYPFQFMTLALSLQASYAAPLILLAQNRQDHRDRISMDEDRARAAQTKADTEYLARELAALRMKVGDVTTRDYLRSEMDRLRGDLAELTEALRTAQVIAPAADKGRSGDRSKPKKKRPAESTSSRRTPTEGQ; encoded by the coding sequence ATGACCAAGCCGACATCGCGCAACTCGCTGAGCGACCCGTACGTCAAGACGTCGTTCGTTCCCAGACTCGGCATCAACGGCGACAGTTTCGGTCGATTCTCCGAGAGCACGGCCCGGTACATGGGCACGTCGAAGTTCATCCTGCAGATGTCGGTCTTCGTCATCGCGTGGTTCGTCTGGAACATCAGCGTGCCCACCGACCTGCGCTTCGATCCGTACCCGTTCCAGTTCATGACCCTGGCGCTGAGCCTGCAGGCCTCCTACGCTGCGCCACTGATCCTGCTGGCACAGAACCGACAGGACCACCGCGACCGGATCTCGATGGACGAGGACCGGGCGCGCGCCGCCCAGACGAAAGCGGACACCGAGTACCTGGCCCGCGAACTGGCGGCGCTGCGGATGAAGGTCGGCGACGTCACCACCCGCGACTACCTGCGCAGCGAGATGGACCGGCTCCGTGGCGATCTGGCTGAACTGACCGAGGCTCTGCGCACCGCGCAGGTCATCGCGCCCGCAGCCGACAAGGGACGTTCAGGCGATCGTTCGAAGCCCAAGAAGAAACGACCGGCGGAATCGACGTCGAGCCGGCGCACCCCGACCGAGGGTCAGTAG
- a CDS encoding AzlD domain-containing protein — MTLAPTALWISIAVLALGTFGFRFAGVTLRSRITLSPQVLQGLTAASVILLMALVATATIFDGQAFSGASRVTGVAVGGVLAWRRAPFVVVVLAAAGVTAGLRWCGVA; from the coding sequence ATGACGCTCGCACCGACTGCGCTGTGGATCTCGATCGCCGTGCTGGCGCTCGGAACGTTCGGATTCCGGTTCGCCGGGGTGACGTTGCGGTCCAGGATCACCCTGTCGCCGCAGGTGCTGCAGGGCCTCACGGCTGCTTCGGTGATCCTGCTGATGGCACTGGTGGCCACCGCCACGATCTTCGATGGCCAGGCGTTCTCCGGTGCCTCCAGGGTGACCGGGGTCGCGGTCGGAGGGGTGTTGGCCTGGCGGCGAGCGCCGTTCGTGGTCGTCGTGCTGGCGGCGGCGGGGGTGACGGCCGGGCTGCGCTGGTGCGGGGTTGCGTGA
- a CDS encoding PQQ-dependent sugar dehydrogenase, with protein MPSLPRLAAVAAAVLMSTTVTVGSSAAATDPARATSAVLAAASSDVATGLQVPWAMVPLADGAALVTERNTGRIYRVKPGTPKQLYTTVPGVVASGEGGLLGIALSQGFPKDRRYFVYYTTAHDNRVAMMLAGSTAAPRPIVTTIRKAGNHNGGGLLVMGNDLYIGTGDAGDTTLPQYSSSLNGKVLRVRYDGTPSAGNRWGKVFTMGHRNVQGLTPAPDGRTVYATELGQNDQDEVNWIRSGGLNYGWPSCEGRCTDPRYTNPIQTWLTSEASPSGISSVGSGSARTYYVGALRGTRLWKMKIVDNRVVSRQSIVQGTFGRIRAVMGRTDGSLWITTSNNDGADRVIRFAPAP; from the coding sequence ATGCCGTCACTCCCCCGTCTTGCAGCCGTCGCCGCCGCCGTCCTGATGAGCACCACGGTGACCGTCGGATCGTCTGCTGCGGCAACTGATCCGGCCCGTGCCACCAGCGCGGTGCTCGCCGCAGCTTCGTCGGACGTAGCGACCGGTCTCCAGGTGCCCTGGGCCATGGTCCCGCTCGCCGACGGAGCCGCTCTGGTCACCGAGCGGAACACCGGGCGGATCTACCGCGTGAAGCCCGGAACACCCAAACAGCTCTACACAACGGTACCGGGCGTGGTCGCCTCCGGCGAGGGTGGCCTGCTCGGAATCGCTCTCTCCCAAGGGTTTCCGAAGGACCGGCGGTACTTCGTCTACTACACGACGGCACACGACAACCGGGTCGCCATGATGCTCGCCGGCAGCACTGCTGCACCCCGGCCGATCGTCACCACCATCCGCAAAGCCGGCAACCACAACGGCGGCGGACTGTTGGTGATGGGCAACGACCTCTACATCGGCACCGGTGACGCCGGCGACACGACCCTGCCGCAGTACTCCTCGTCGCTCAACGGAAAAGTGCTCCGGGTGCGGTACGACGGCACGCCTTCGGCCGGAAACCGTTGGGGGAAGGTCTTCACGATGGGCCACCGCAACGTCCAGGGCCTCACTCCGGCGCCCGACGGCAGGACGGTCTACGCGACCGAGCTGGGTCAGAACGACCAGGACGAGGTGAACTGGATCCGGTCGGGTGGCCTGAACTACGGCTGGCCGAGCTGCGAGGGTCGCTGCACCGACCCCAGGTACACCAACCCGATCCAGACCTGGCTGACGTCGGAGGCCTCGCCGTCCGGCATCAGCTCGGTCGGATCCGGCAGCGCGAGGACGTACTACGTCGGCGCCCTGCGCGGCACGCGGCTGTGGAAGATGAAGATCGTCGACAACCGGGTCGTCAGCCGGCAGAGCATCGTGCAGGGAACCTTCGGTCGGATCCGCGCCGTGATGGGCCGCACCGACGGATCGCTCTGGATCACCACCAGCAACAACGACGGCGCGGACCGCGTGATTCGGTTCGCTCCTGCCCCCTGA
- a CDS encoding EamA family transporter, which translates to MTGSALVLILIAALFHAVWNIAAKRVQGDGYSFVWWYNAFSAVIWLPIGLVVLAQAGWPWSWGLLVGPLVSAVLHIGYALTLQTGYDRADLSVVYPVARGTGPLLTMAYALLVLGERPGWIAALGGLTVIAGVAVVATGRSAGHRSRAVAGLRYGAATGLMIAAYTLWDNHSVTSLALAPITYFSLGSAWQTLILSPGLHRQAVRPLQVLRRWWREVAVVAVLSPAAYILVLQAMRTTPVALVAPVRESSIVIGSLLAWWLFHEPRPLRKLVGAVIVLAGIALIATS; encoded by the coding sequence GTGACCGGTTCAGCACTCGTCCTGATCCTCATCGCAGCGCTCTTCCACGCAGTCTGGAACATCGCCGCGAAGCGCGTGCAGGGCGACGGGTACAGCTTCGTCTGGTGGTACAACGCGTTCTCCGCGGTGATCTGGCTGCCCATCGGGCTCGTCGTGCTCGCCCAGGCGGGCTGGCCGTGGTCATGGGGGCTGTTGGTCGGGCCCCTGGTCTCGGCGGTCCTGCACATCGGCTATGCCCTGACGCTGCAGACCGGCTACGACCGGGCTGATCTGTCCGTCGTCTATCCGGTCGCGCGCGGTACCGGTCCGCTGCTGACCATGGCCTACGCACTGCTCGTGCTCGGCGAGCGACCGGGCTGGATCGCGGCGCTGGGCGGCCTGACCGTGATCGCCGGCGTGGCCGTGGTCGCCACCGGACGAAGCGCGGGACACCGCAGTCGTGCCGTCGCCGGACTGAGGTACGGAGCCGCCACCGGACTGATGATCGCGGCGTACACGTTGTGGGACAACCATTCGGTGACGTCGCTCGCGCTCGCGCCGATCACCTACTTCTCCCTCGGATCGGCGTGGCAGACGCTGATCCTCAGCCCCGGTCTGCACCGCCAGGCCGTGCGTCCGCTGCAGGTGCTGCGTCGCTGGTGGCGTGAGGTGGCGGTGGTTGCCGTGCTCTCGCCCGCCGCCTACATCCTGGTGCTGCAGGCGATGCGGACCACCCCGGTCGCGCTCGTTGCGCCCGTCCGCGAGTCCAGCATCGTGATCGGATCACTGTTGGCGTGGTGGCTGTTCCACGAGCCGCGACCGCTCCGCAAGCTGGTGGGAGCCGTGATCGTGCTGGCGGGGATCGCACTGATCGCGACGTCCTGA
- a CDS encoding AzlC family ABC transporter permease yields MRSIWRTRHDSTGPVGPADGLGRNIALICLADALVGASFGAISVGNGFGIWVPVVLSLVVFAGASQFLFVALAMSNPIAAVLAGLLINVRHFPFGLAVGDVIGNSLIRRVIGSHVLTDESTAFALAQADPAQRRRAFWGSGVGIFVCWNIGVLAGAFGGSYVPDTDTLGLDAAFPAVLLAILLPSLRQAATRTAAVVGGLIALATALVLPAGLPVLLSLAALPLALRTRPERAHG; encoded by the coding sequence ATGCGTTCGATATGGCGAACCCGGCACGACTCGACGGGGCCCGTAGGCCCGGCCGACGGTCTGGGCAGGAACATTGCGTTGATCTGCCTCGCCGACGCCCTCGTCGGAGCCTCGTTCGGCGCGATCAGCGTCGGGAACGGGTTCGGCATCTGGGTGCCGGTCGTGCTCTCGCTGGTGGTCTTCGCAGGAGCGTCCCAGTTCCTGTTCGTCGCGTTGGCGATGAGCAACCCGATCGCCGCGGTGCTGGCGGGTTTGTTGATCAATGTCCGGCACTTCCCGTTCGGGCTGGCGGTGGGCGACGTCATCGGGAACAGCCTGATCCGACGGGTGATCGGCAGCCACGTGCTCACCGACGAATCCACCGCCTTCGCGCTGGCACAGGCTGATCCGGCACAGCGCAGGCGGGCGTTCTGGGGGTCCGGGGTGGGAATCTTCGTGTGCTGGAACATCGGTGTGCTGGCCGGCGCGTTCGGCGGGTCGTACGTTCCGGACACGGACACCCTCGGCCTGGACGCGGCCTTCCCAGCGGTGCTGCTGGCGATCCTGCTGCCGTCGCTGCGGCAGGCGGCCACCCGCACCGCGGCCGTGGTCGGCGGGCTGATCGCTCTGGCCACCGCGCTCGTGCTGCCCGCCGGACTACCCGTGCTGCTGTCGCTGGCTGCGCTGCCGCTGGCCCTGCGAACCCGACCGGAACGAGCGCACGGATGA
- a CDS encoding FKBP-type peptidyl-prolyl cis-trans isomerase, translating into MRVRAAALAGSVALAVLLAGCGGGDSGSPATSGDATSSGSSTSGSASSSDGSSSPSSSAAAPNPGPEVPPATTIAPAVAKDLMPTATGGFGDKPVITFPKTPAPNSLQREILTEGTGAVVKSGDFLSASYLGVVWGADKAFDNSYDRKAPSTFQIGAGKVVPGWDTTLVGLKIGSRVLISLPPADGYGSTGNSGAGIKGTDTIVFVVDIVDTIPSDRGGEVDAKPVPTLPTGIPQVAGKLGERPTITIPKGQAAPTTARAIVLATGTGPKLIAGENMLAQYELVTWDGTQKQGTWPVANATTPDEESRTGLQSIPLQAGSPFEKLVGLNIGSRVLLLVPATADSTGSGGGTPALAAVVDIVAKG; encoded by the coding sequence ATGCGCGTCCGCGCCGCCGCACTCGCCGGCTCCGTTGCCCTTGCCGTTCTGCTCGCCGGATGTGGGGGCGGCGACTCCGGGTCTCCGGCCACCAGCGGCGACGCCACCAGCTCCGGTTCGTCCACCTCGGGTTCGGCCTCCTCATCAGACGGGTCCTCGTCGCCGTCGTCCTCGGCAGCGGCCCCGAACCCAGGTCCCGAGGTTCCCCCCGCGACCACGATCGCGCCGGCGGTCGCGAAGGACCTGATGCCGACCGCCACCGGTGGGTTCGGTGACAAGCCCGTGATCACCTTCCCGAAGACTCCTGCGCCCAACTCCTTGCAGCGGGAGATCCTCACCGAGGGCACCGGCGCCGTCGTCAAGTCCGGCGATTTCCTGTCCGCCAGCTACCTCGGTGTGGTGTGGGGTGCGGACAAGGCCTTCGACAACTCCTACGACCGCAAGGCCCCCAGCACCTTCCAGATCGGCGCCGGGAAGGTCGTGCCCGGTTGGGACACCACCCTGGTCGGGCTGAAGATCGGCAGCCGCGTGCTGATCAGCCTGCCGCCTGCTGATGGCTACGGCTCGACCGGCAACAGCGGCGCCGGGATCAAGGGCACCGACACCATCGTCTTCGTCGTCGACATCGTCGACACCATCCCGTCCGACCGCGGAGGGGAGGTCGACGCCAAGCCCGTGCCGACCCTTCCGACGGGGATTCCGCAGGTGGCGGGCAAGCTCGGCGAGCGGCCGACCATCACCATCCCGAAGGGCCAGGCGGCACCGACCACGGCCAGGGCCATCGTGTTGGCCACCGGTACCGGCCCGAAGCTGATCGCCGGCGAGAACATGCTGGCCCAGTACGAGCTGGTGACCTGGGACGGCACCCAGAAGCAGGGCACCTGGCCGGTCGCCAACGCCACCACGCCCGACGAGGAGTCCCGCACCGGGCTGCAGTCGATCCCGCTGCAGGCGGGCAGCCCGTTCGAGAAGCTGGTTGGCTTGAACATCGGTAGCCGCGTTCTGCTGCTGGTCCCGGCGACCGCCGACTCCACCGGCAGCGGAGGCGGGACCCCCGCGCTGGCCGCGGTCGTCGACATCGTCGCCAAGGGCTGA
- a CDS encoding CBS domain-containing protein: MAPTPRVFVARLTGLPVLGPGGESIGRMRDVVVALRVDRQPPRVLGIVVELPTRRRIFVPMGRVSTIETHAITLSTAQVSIRAFEQRPIELLVQGQLVGAKVRVATTQDAVMIVDAAMEQSRTRDWGITRLALRERGRLARRAAVQVVGWADVRGNEVTTLLAGGNIGTQEMLLNFEGLRAADAATALREMPPARRYELADALPDERLADVLEELPEDDQKDLLTHLDEDRAADILEAMNPDDAADLLFELAPRVQARLLELMEPEESAPVRRLMQYSSHTAGGLMTPEPIILTPDATVAEALARIRSPEHTPALSSMVFVVRAPQSTPTGRYLGCVHTQRLLREPPFELVAGVLDTDMARLSAEASLAEITRFFATYNLVCAPVLDDADHLLGAVTVDDVLDHLLPDNWREQGLNDMLSEDDASLTEQH, encoded by the coding sequence ATGGCCCCCACCCCCCGCGTCTTCGTCGCGCGCCTCACCGGGCTACCGGTGCTCGGTCCCGGTGGCGAGTCGATCGGCCGGATGCGCGACGTGGTGGTCGCACTGCGGGTCGACCGGCAGCCGCCACGAGTACTGGGGATCGTGGTGGAGCTACCCACTCGCCGGCGGATCTTCGTCCCGATGGGCCGGGTCTCGACCATCGAGACGCATGCCATCACCCTGTCGACGGCCCAGGTCAGCATCCGTGCCTTCGAGCAACGCCCCATCGAGCTGCTGGTCCAGGGCCAGTTGGTGGGAGCGAAGGTGCGGGTCGCCACCACCCAGGACGCAGTGATGATCGTCGACGCGGCGATGGAACAGAGCCGCACCCGCGATTGGGGCATCACCCGACTCGCCCTGCGCGAACGAGGGCGCCTCGCCCGCCGGGCCGCTGTGCAGGTCGTCGGGTGGGCGGACGTCCGCGGCAACGAGGTCACCACCCTGCTCGCCGGCGGCAACATCGGAACCCAGGAGATGCTGCTCAACTTCGAGGGCCTGCGGGCGGCGGACGCCGCGACGGCGTTGCGCGAGATGCCCCCGGCCCGGCGGTACGAGCTGGCCGATGCCCTTCCGGACGAGCGGCTCGCCGACGTCCTGGAGGAGCTGCCCGAGGACGACCAGAAGGACCTGTTGACCCATCTCGACGAGGATCGCGCCGCCGACATCCTGGAGGCGATGAACCCGGATGACGCCGCCGACCTGCTCTTCGAGCTGGCACCCCGGGTGCAGGCTCGGTTGCTGGAGCTGATGGAGCCGGAGGAATCGGCGCCCGTCCGCCGCCTGATGCAGTACTCCTCGCACACGGCCGGCGGTCTGATGACGCCGGAGCCGATCATCCTGACTCCCGATGCCACCGTCGCAGAAGCGTTGGCGCGCATCAGGTCTCCCGAACACACTCCCGCTCTGTCCTCGATGGTGTTCGTGGTGCGAGCACCCCAGTCGACACCCACCGGACGGTATTTGGGGTGCGTGCACACCCAGCGGCTGCTCCGCGAACCCCCGTTCGAACTGGTGGCCGGCGTGCTGGACACCGACATGGCCCGACTCTCGGCCGAAGCGTCGCTCGCCGAGATCACCCGGTTCTTCGCCACCTACAACCTCGTCTGCGCACCCGTCCTGGACGATGCGGACCACCTGCTCGGCGCCGTCACTGTCGACGACGTGCTCGACCACCTGCTCCCGGACAACTGGCGCGAACAGGGGCTGAACGACATGCTCAGCGAGGACGACGCATCGCTGACCGAGCAACACTGA
- a CDS encoding sigma-70 family RNA polymerase sigma factor, which produces MTVVRIDAKDVRRLDDLLVAVGKHDRAAFVELYRISITRIRGRIRRTVIDWVQTEDIAQDFYFEIWQTAYRFDPAQSPAIAWMLRLAHARAVDRVRRLETSKRRESGPADRSGEAARDLFAESDDRDDAAQRIHAGLPQLSVLQRQALRLVYLEGNTNATAAQTLGITSAAFKSRLRDGVVALRHLLTAV; this is translated from the coding sequence ATGACGGTCGTTCGCATCGACGCGAAAGACGTCCGGCGCCTGGACGATCTGCTGGTGGCGGTGGGCAAACACGATCGCGCCGCTTTCGTCGAGCTCTACCGCATCAGCATCACCAGAATCCGCGGGAGAATCCGACGGACCGTCATCGATTGGGTGCAGACCGAGGACATCGCCCAGGATTTCTACTTCGAGATCTGGCAGACCGCGTACCGATTCGACCCCGCACAGTCCCCGGCCATCGCCTGGATGTTGCGCCTGGCCCATGCACGAGCCGTCGATCGGGTCCGACGACTGGAGACCTCCAAGCGACGCGAGAGCGGACCAGCGGACAGATCAGGTGAAGCCGCACGGGACCTGTTCGCCGAGAGCGACGACCGCGACGATGCGGCGCAACGGATCCATGCCGGGCTGCCCCAGCTGTCGGTGTTGCAGCGCCAGGCGCTGCGCCTGGTCTATCTCGAGGGGAACACCAACGCTACAGCGGCGCAGACCCTCGGAATCACCTCGGCAGCGTTCAAATCCCGGCTGCGGGACGGGGTCGTCGCACTGCGGCACCTGCTCACCGCCGTCTGA
- a CDS encoding XRE family transcriptional regulator, with product MSGPTKAPLAAIAASLRRERERAGLSLGELGRRAGIAKSTVSQLESGSGNPSIETLWALCTAIGIPFSRIVEPPRASVRLIRSGDGPSVASATAAYAATLLSASPPNARRDVYLVAAEPGPGRHSAPHEPGVVEHVILSRGRALVGPADDPVEIGPGDYLSYPGDEPHVFTALRAHTFAVLVSEHV from the coding sequence ATGTCCGGACCGACCAAGGCGCCGCTCGCCGCGATCGCTGCCTCCCTGCGCCGGGAACGGGAGCGGGCCGGACTGTCGCTGGGCGAACTGGGGCGTCGAGCCGGAATCGCGAAATCGACTGTCTCGCAGCTGGAATCGGGGTCAGGCAACCCCAGCATCGAAACGCTGTGGGCATTGTGCACCGCGATCGGGATCCCGTTCTCCCGGATCGTCGAGCCACCCCGCGCCAGCGTCCGGCTGATCCGGTCCGGGGACGGGCCCAGTGTCGCTTCGGCGACCGCCGCGTATGCCGCCACGCTGTTGTCGGCCTCTCCCCCGAACGCCCGACGCGATGTGTACCTGGTCGCTGCGGAGCCCGGTCCCGGACGACATTCCGCGCCGCACGAGCCGGGGGTGGTGGAACACGTCATCCTCAGTCGTGGTCGTGCGCTCGTCGGCCCCGCTGACGACCCGGTCGAGATCGGTCCCGGCGACTACCTGTCCTACCCCGGCGACGAGCCGCACGTCTTCACCGCACTGCGGGCACACACTTTCGCGGTGCTGGTGTCCGAGCATGTCTGA
- a CDS encoding MauE/DoxX family redox-associated membrane protein yields MQHPVRSRLLFDLIGTAARLGLTAVWFLSGFAKAADPRQTLVAVQGYQVLPDGLARSVAAVLPYLEIALGLLLLLGMVTRYAALASGLLLLVFIAGVISAAARGLSIDCGCFGGGGQVSAGATAYTAEILRDTGFLVLAVWLVIRPRTWLSIDALARRNQDFDDVEDEQDVDDTSFSHGVRRSGR; encoded by the coding sequence ATGCAACACCCTGTCCGTTCCCGGTTGCTGTTCGACCTGATCGGCACTGCAGCCAGGCTCGGCCTGACGGCCGTCTGGTTCCTCTCCGGTTTCGCGAAGGCCGCAGACCCGCGTCAGACGTTGGTCGCTGTGCAGGGATACCAGGTGCTGCCGGACGGCCTGGCGCGGTCGGTCGCCGCGGTACTGCCGTACCTCGAGATCGCGCTCGGGCTGTTGCTGCTGCTCGGGATGGTGACCCGGTATGCCGCGCTGGCCAGTGGTCTGCTGCTGCTGGTGTTCATCGCTGGGGTGATCTCGGCCGCGGCCCGCGGGCTGAGCATCGACTGCGGGTGCTTCGGTGGTGGCGGCCAGGTATCCGCTGGTGCCACTGCTTACACCGCAGAGATCTTGCGCGACACCGGTTTCCTGGTGCTCGCTGTCTGGCTCGTGATCCGGCCACGAACCTGGCTGTCGATCGACGCGCTGGCCCGCCGGAACCAGGACTTCGATGACGTCGAAGACGAGCAGGACGTGGACGACACCAGCTTCAGCCACGGTGTCCGGCGGTCCGGCCGCTGA
- the argG gene encoding argininosuccinate synthase, whose protein sequence is MSKVLTSLPAGEKVGIAFSGGLDTSVAVAWMREHGAVPCAYTADLGQYDEPDLAGVPGRAEQYGAGIARIVDCRAALVEEGLVALACGAFHIRSGGLPYFNTTPLGRAVTGTLLVRAMLDDDVAIWGDGSTYKGNDIERFYRYGLLANPRLRIYKPWLDEAFVAELGGRTEMSQWLTARDLPYRASQEKAYSTDANIWGATHEAKTLEFLNESIEIVQPIMGVAHWDPSVEIEPEVVTIGFERGRPVSINGETFGSPVDLVDEANKIGGRHGLGMTDQIENRIIEAKSRGIYEAPALALLHTAYERLVNAIHNEDTLATYHSEGRRLGRLLYEGRWLDPQSLMLRESLQRWVGSAVTGSVTLRLRRGWDYSILDTQGPMLSYHPEKLSMERVEDAAFGPTDRIGQLTMRNLDIADSRAKLEYYASLGQLDAEQTLVGRLEQGASAAIAELNSSSQPDEGVDGATERAAMEFGAD, encoded by the coding sequence GTGTCGAAAGTACTCACATCCCTGCCCGCCGGCGAGAAGGTCGGCATCGCGTTCTCCGGTGGACTGGACACTTCGGTGGCCGTCGCCTGGATGAGGGAACACGGTGCCGTGCCTTGCGCGTACACCGCAGACCTCGGCCAGTACGACGAACCCGATCTGGCCGGCGTGCCGGGCCGCGCCGAGCAGTACGGCGCCGGCATCGCCCGGATCGTCGACTGTCGCGCTGCCCTGGTGGAGGAGGGCCTGGTCGCCCTCGCCTGCGGCGCATTCCACATCCGCTCCGGTGGTCTCCCGTACTTCAACACCACACCGCTGGGACGGGCCGTCACCGGCACGTTGCTGGTGCGAGCGATGCTGGACGACGACGTGGCGATCTGGGGCGACGGGTCTACGTACAAGGGCAACGACATCGAGCGGTTCTACCGCTACGGGCTGCTCGCCAACCCGCGGCTGCGGATCTACAAACCGTGGCTGGACGAGGCATTCGTCGCCGAGCTCGGCGGGCGGACCGAGATGTCGCAGTGGCTGACGGCCCGCGACCTGCCCTACCGCGCCTCGCAGGAGAAGGCCTACTCGACGGACGCCAACATCTGGGGTGCCACCCACGAGGCCAAGACGCTCGAGTTCCTGAACGAGTCGATCGAGATCGTCCAGCCCATCATGGGAGTCGCGCACTGGGATCCGTCGGTCGAGATCGAGCCCGAGGTGGTGACGATCGGATTCGAGCGCGGCCGGCCGGTGAGCATCAACGGCGAGACCTTTGGCAGCCCGGTCGATCTGGTGGACGAGGCCAACAAGATCGGCGGCCGGCACGGCCTGGGGATGACCGACCAGATCGAGAACCGCATCATCGAGGCGAAGTCCCGCGGGATCTACGAGGCCCCGGCACTTGCCCTGCTGCACACCGCCTACGAGCGCCTGGTCAACGCGATCCACAACGAGGACACCCTGGCCACGTACCACTCCGAGGGGCGCCGGCTCGGCCGGTTGTTGTACGAGGGACGGTGGCTGGATCCGCAGTCGCTGATGCTCCGGGAGTCGCTGCAGCGCTGGGTGGGTTCGGCGGTCACCGGCTCGGTGACGCTCCGCCTGCGGCGCGGCTGGGACTACTCGATCCTCGACACCCAGGGTCCGATGCTGAGCTACCACCCGGAGAAGCTCTCGATGGAACGTGTCGAGGACGCCGCCTTCGGGCCGACCGACCGGATCGGTCAGCTGACGATGCGCAACCTCGACATCGCTGATTCGCGCGCCAAGCTCGAGTACTACGCATCGCTCGGTCAGCTGGACGCCGAGCAGACCCTGGTGGGCCGCCTCGAGCAGGGCGCCTCGGCAGCCATCGCCGAGCTCAACTCCTCCTCGCAGCCCGACGAGGGCGTTGACGGGGCCACCGAGCGGGCCGCGATGGAGTTCGGCGCCGACTGA